The genomic stretch GCGTCTGGACCAATACCCGCACGAGCTGTCGGGGGGCATGCGCCAGCGGATCATCATCGCCATTGCCCTGCTGCTGGATCCGCAGCTGATCATCGCCGATGAGCCGACAACGGCGCTGGATGTGACCATTCAGGCCGACATCATGGAGCTGTTGCTGGAGCTGTGCGACTCCAACAAGGTAGGCCTGATCCTGATTACCCATGATCTGGGCGTGGTTAGCCAGATGACCGAACGCACCCTGGTGATGTATGCCGGGCGCATCATCGAAGCTGGCCGTACCCGCGAGATCATCAACGACCCACAGCACCCCTATACCCAGGGGCTGATCAACGCGCTGCCGCAGCAGACCAAACCCGGCCAACGGTTGAAACAGATCCCGGGCAATATGCCCTCGCTGACCTCAATCCCCAAGGGCTGCCCCTTTAGTCCGCGCTGCGAATATGTGCAGGATCACTGCCGCACCGAGGCGCCAAAGCCGGTGCAATACACCCATGTTCAGGTGGCCTGCCATGAGGTCAACCGGTTGCACAGCGACAAAGCTGAGGAGATGAACTGATGACGACGCCTCAGCCCCTGTTGAAGATCGACAACCTGGAAAAGCGCTTTGAGCTGGACCGTGGCTTTCTGGAAACCCTGAAATTCAAGGGCGGCAAGCTGGTTCAGGAAAAGCGCGAAGTCCATGCCGTCAACAATATCTCGCTGGAAGTCGCCGCCGGAGAGGCGCTCTGTGTGGTGGGGGAAAGCGGCTGTGGTAAATCCACCGTTGCCCGGTTGATTGCAGGCCTGCTGACGCCCAGCGGTGGTGAGATCCACTATGCGGGGGAACGCATTGATAATCGCTCGCGCCGGGCAATGATGCCGCTGCGCAAAAAGATGCAGATGATCTTTCAAAACCCCTATGCATCGCTGAACCCGCGCATGACCATCCAGCAGGCGCTGGAGGAACCCGTGCGCTATCACAATCCTGCCCTGTCCAGGGGCGAGGTGCGCGACAAGGTGGCGGAGGTGATGCGCTCGGTGGGTGTGGACCCCAGTTGGGCTGGGCGTTACCCCCATGAATTCTCTGGCGGGCAGCGCCAGCGGATCGCCATTGCGCGGGCTTTGACGGTGGATCCTGAATTCATTATCGCCGATGAACCCATTTCGGCGCTGGATGTGTCGATCCAGGCGCAGGTGCTGAACCTGATGCTCGAGGCCAAGGACCAGCGCGGCCTCACCTATCTGTTCATCACCCATGATCTGAGCGTGGTGCAGCACTTTGGCACCAAGGTTGCGGTGCTTTATCTGGGGTCGGTTTGCGAGCTGTCGGACACGGCGACGCTGTTTGAGAACCCCAAGCACCCCTATACCCGTGCTTTGCTTTCGGCGGTTCCGCAGTTAAAAGACGACCATCCCAACCACATCCGATTGCGTGGCGAAATTCCGACACCGATCAATCTGCCACAGGGATGCCCGTTTGAAAGTCGCTGTGCCCATGCCAATAGCCGGTGCCAGAATGAAAAACCTCGTCCCCAGCTGCAGCCAGACGGCGCCCTGGTGGCCTGCCATGCCGTCGAAGAAGACCGGCTGGACGGCTAGGGTCAAAACGGCGCAGAACGGAATGACACAGTGGACATAGCCTGGCTCAGAGACTTTGAGGCTTTGGTCGCGCAGAAGAATTTCTCGCGCGCGGCGGAAGAGCGCAATGTCAGCCAACCGGCCTTCTCTCGGCGCATTCGGGCGCTGGAGGAGGAGTTTGGCGTCAAACTGATCAATCGCCAAACCCTGCCGCTGTCGCTGACCCCGGCGGGGGAGGTGTTTCTCGCCCAGTCGCGGGTGATGCTGCGCACCTATGACGAGACGCTGGAGCGCTGCCAGATCATTGATGCGGCTGGCGAAAATGTCATCCGCTTCGCCACCTCCCAGTCGCTTTACATGACCCATTACAAAACCCACATCGCCCCGATGGTCGATGAGGGGGGCTTGGAGATTGATTTGAACTCCACCGGCTGGGCGGCGGATCAGTTTGTATCCGCCCTGCAGCAGCGCTATTGCGATGTGATCCTGACCTATTGGCACCCGTCCATGGATGCGCTGGCGCCACTGGCGCTGGGGAATTGTGACTATATCACCTTGACCAAAGACAGCTTTGTGCCGGTGTCCAAAACCGGGCCGGATGGGCCGCTGCACCATTTTGACGCCCCCCCCAAGAAACCAGTGTCGCTGTTGTCCTACGGCACGGTTTCGGCGCTGCGCTCGGTGGTGGAACACGCCCTGCGGCAAAATGCTGACGGCCCCAAGATGCTGGTGGTGAACCAAAGCGCGCTGGCCAATTCTGTCAAGGCGATGGTGCTCGAGGGCTTTGGCCTGGGGTGGCTGCCACGGGAGCTGTGCAAGGAAGAGCTGGCAGAGGGGCGGATGCAGATCGTTGGTGGCCCGCAACACTGCCACGCGCTGGAGATCCGGCTTTACCGGGACAAGGAGAACAGCAAACCGACGCTGAACCGCCTGTGGCGCGACATGCAGGCGCTTTCCCCTGATGCCGCAACCCTCCAAAATAGCCCCTGCCCAGATAGCCCCGACCCAGACGCTCCCGACGACCTAGGCACTCCCAACCCAGACACCCCCGACGCGGCGTCCTAGGCTATAGGCTGGGCGCCCGTGGGCTAGCGCGACGCGGTCTCGGCGATATAGGGCTGTAGGCTTTCCAAAAAGGTATCGACAAAGTCCAGCGACAGCAGCGACCTGCTGCCAGAGACAGGCCGCAAAATGGACAGCCAGTGAGAGATCTCTGGGTCAAAGGGTCTGGACTGGACGTTTTTTGATTTGAACTGATCGGCGTCCAGGGCGCTGACAACGGAAACCCCCTGACCTTCGGCCACCATCAGGCAAGCGGTTGAGAACTGGCGGACCTCGACCCAGGAATTCAACAAGACACCATGGTCGGCAAAGGCCTGCGACAGGCTGTTGAAAAACGGGCTGCCTTTGCGGGCGTGGATGATTTTTTCATCCGCCAGATCCATCGGCGAGATCTGCTCCAGCTTGGCCAGCCGGTGACCGCGTGGAAAAATACAGACCGTTTTGATCGCAATATCAATGTGCTCAACGGCTGGATGGCCCGTGAACCCATCTGTTATGCCACAGTCATATTGTTCGCCTATGATCCACTCAAGGATCCGCTCCGGGCGGTCCGGCTCAAGCGTGAGATTCACCCCCGGACGTTGCTGCAGAAACTTGGCGAGCAGTTTGGGAAGATGGGAGCTGGCAAAGCCCGGCAGGCAGGCGATCCGCAGATGCCCGGCCGTTCGATCCGTCAAGTCACGGTTGAGTTCTTCGAGATGGCGCAGACTGTCAAAGACCCGGCCAACTTCGGACAACAGATAGCGCGCTTCGCTGGTGGGAATCAGCATGCCGTCCTTGCGCTGGAACAGCTCGATCGCGACCGAGTTGGAAAAGTCTGACAACAGCCGACTGGTGGCGGGTTGTGAGATGCCCAAAGTTTTTGCAGCACGGGTGACCGACCCGGTCTGCGCAACGGCCTGAAAAGCCTCCAACTGCCTCAGCTTGAATTTCAATGGCTTAGCCTCAAATTTGCGGAATATCTGAGGCTATTCATAACATTGTGTTATGCCTGATGTCAAAAAACTTTCACTTGCATTATGCCTGTTTCTGCTCACTCTTTGGGCATCAGATGAACGGGGAGATCTCATATGTCTATCAAATCACTTCTTTGCACGTCGGCCATCCTGGCCTCGACCGCTGGTGTTGCCTTTGCTGAAACCGAGGTTCAGTGGTGGCACGCCATGGGCGGTGCCAATGGCGAACGCGTCAACAAAATTGCCGAAGATTTCAACGCCACGCAGAGCGACTACAAGGTCGTTCCTGTCTACAAGGGCAACTATACCGAAACCATGACTGCCGCGATTGCGGCCTTCCGTGCCAAAGAACACCCGCAGATCGTGCAGGTTTTTGAAGTCGGCACCGCCACGATGATGGCTGCCAAGGGCGCGATCTATCCTGTCGAGCAGCTGATGAAAGACGCCGGCGAGCCCTTTGATGGCGACGCCTTCCTGCCTGCGGTTGTGTCCTACTATGAGACCCCCGAAGGCGAGCTGCTGTCGATGCCTTTCAACAGCTCCACCCCGGTCATGTGGTACAACAAAGACGCGCTGGACGCGGCGGGTGCATCGGTTCCAGAAACCTGGGATGATGTGAAGGTTGCGGCGCAAAAACTGGTCGACAACGGCATGGAATGCGGTGTCTCCTTTGGCTGGCAGTCCTGGGTGATGATCGAGAACTTCTCGGCTTGGCACAACATGGAAATGGGTACCAAGGAAAACGGCTTTGCCGGTTTCGACACCGAGTTCAACTTCAACAACCCTGCGGTTGCTGCCCGTCTGGACGACATTGCCTCGATGACCGAAGGCAACCTGTTCAAATACGGTGGCCGTCGCGGCGACAGCCTGCCGATGTTCACCAATGGTGAATGCGGCATGTGGATGAACTCCTCTGCCTATTATGGCTCGATGAAAAGCCAGGCCGGTTTTGAATTTGGTCAGACCATGCTGCCGCTGGACACCAACCTGGCGGATGCACCGCAGAACTCTGTTATCGGTGGCGCAACCCTGTGGGTTCTGGCCGGTCACGAGGACGAAGAGTATAAAGGCACTGCCAAGTTCCTGACCTACCTGTCTTCGCCAGAAGTGCAGGCCTGGTGGCACCAGGAAACCGGCTATGTGCCGATCACCACAGCCGCCTATGAGCTGTCCAAAGAGCAGGGGTTCTATGAAGCCAACCCCGGCACCGACATCGCCATCAAACAGCTGAGCCTGAACACACCAACCCCGAACAGCCGCGGCCTGCGCTTTGGCAACTTTGTTCAGGTGCGTGACGTGATCAACGAAGAGCTGGAAGCCCTTTGGGCAGGCGACAAGTCTGCAACCGACGCGCTGAATGCAGCGGCCGAGCGTGGCAACACCCTGCTGCGCAAGTTCGAACGCTCCGCGAAATAAGCACTGCGTGATGATCTGAGCCATGCCGCCCCTCGGGCGGCATGGTCTCGTTTTGCGCGCCGCCGCAAGCGGCGCATCTCTACCGGGCACCACTCTCTACCGGGTACTACACGGGGCACTCCATGCTGAAACGCGTCCATTTTCCTTCTTCGCCACTGCCCTATCTGCTGGTGGCACCGCAGCTGGCGATTACGCTGGTTTTCTTTATCTGGCCCGCCAGCCAGGCGATGTATCAGTCGTTTCTCATCGAGGATGCCTTTGGCCTGGGGTCCGAATTTGTCTGGTTTGAGAACTTCCAGGCTCTTTGGGGGGACCAGCATTATCTGGATGCCTTTTGGCGGACGGCCATTTTCTCGCTCTTGGTGGCGGCGCTGTCCATGGGGGTGGCGCTGATCCTGGCAGGATTTGCCCAGCGGGTGGTGCGCGGCGCCATGATGTACCGCACCCTGCTGATCTGGCCCTATGCGGTTGCGCCGGTTCTGGCCGGGGCGCTGTGGGTGTTTATGTTCAACCCGACACTGGGGATTTTCCCCTATTTTCTGGACTTTTTCGGCATCGACTGGAACCACTACCTGAATGGCAATCAGGCCATGGCGCTGGTGGTCATGGCTGCCGCCTGGAAACAGGTGGCCTATAACTTTTTGTTCTATCTCGCCGCCATGCAATCGATCCCGAACAGTGTCATCGAGGCCGCCGCCATTGATGGCGCCGGGCCGGGGCGCAGGTTCTTTTCTATCATCCTGCCGCTGATCTCGCCCACCACGTTTTTCCTGCTGGTCATCAACATGGTCTACGCCTTCTTTGAAACCTTCGGCATCATCCATGCCGTGACCCAAGGCGGGCCTGGCTCCTCTACCACGATCCTTGTCTACAAGGTCTTCAACGATGGCTTTGTGGGTCTTGATCTCGGCGGTTCTGCGGCGCAGTCGGTGATCCTGATGGTGCTGGTCATTGCCATGACCGTTGTCCAATTCCGCTATGTTGAAAGAAAGGTGGAATACTGATGGTTGAAAATCGTCCACTTACCGCATTGCTCACCCATTTTGTGCTGGTGCTTGGCGTCATCGCCATTGCCTTGCCGATCTGGATCACCTTTGTCGCCGCCACCCATGATCAGTTCCGCATGAACCAGGTGCCGCTGCCCCTGTGGCCGGGAACGCATTTGTGGGACAATCTGAAACAGACGCTGTTTGGCTCTGGGCTGAGCGGCAGCGAAGGCGCGCCGGTCTGGCTGATGTTGTTCAACAGCCTGGCCATGGCGATGATGATTGCGCTGGGCAAGATCGCCATCTCGCTGCTTTCGGCCTTTGCCATCGTCTATTTCCGCTTTCCCTTCCGTATGACCTGTTTCTGGATGATCTTCATCACCCTGATGCTGCCGGTTGAGGTGCGGATCCTGCCCACCTTTGAGGTGGTGGCCAACCTTGGCATGCTGAACAGCTATTGGGGGCTGTCGATCCCGCTGATTGCCTCTGCGACGGCAACATTCATGTTCCGTCAGGTGTTCCTGACGGTGCCGGATGAGATGCTGGAAAGTGCGCGCATTGATGGGGCAGGGCCGATGCGGTTCTTCTGGGATATCCTGCTGCCGCTGTCGCGCACCAATATCGCGGCGCTGTTTGTGATCCTCTTCATCTTTGGCTGGAACCAGTACCTTTGGCCGCTGCTGATCACCACGGATACCTCGATGACCACCATCGTCATGTCGATCAAACAGATGCTGGAGGCGGCCGAGCAAAGCCCGCAATGGAATATCATCATGACGACCGCCCTTTTGGCGATGATCCCACCGATCTTTGTCGTCATCTCGATGCAAAAGCTCTTTGTGCAGGGCTTGACGGAAACCGATAAATAGGACGCCCCTCAATGGCTGAAATTAAACTGACCGACCTGACCAAATCCTATGGTCCCACCGAAGTGCTGCACCATGTTGAGGGCGAGATCAAAGATGGCGAATTCATCGTCATCGTTGGCCCCTCGGGCTGCGACAAATCCACCCTGCTGCGCATGGTGGCGGGGCTGGAGACTGTTACCTCTGGCGAGATCGCAATTGCGGGGCGTCGGGTGAATGAGCTGGAGCCATCAAAGCGCGATATCGCCATGGTGTTTCAGAACTACGCGCTTTATCCGCATATGAGCGTGCGTGAAAACATGGCTTACGGGCTGAAGATCCGCAAACTCTCCAAGGCTGAGATCAATCAGCGTGTTGAAGAGGCTGCCGATATTCTGGAAATCCGTCAGTATCTGGACCGCAAACCCCGGCAATTGTCCGGTGGCCAGCGTCAGCGGGTTGCCATGGGGCGGGCCATCGTGCGCGATCCGCAGGTGTTCCTGTTTGACGAACCCCTGTCGAACCTGGATGCCAAACTGCGGGTGCAGATGCGGCTGGAGATCCGCAAGCTGCAGCAGCGCCTGGGGGTGACCTCGATCTATGTGACCCATGATCAGGTTGAGGCCATGACCCTTGGCGATCGTCTGATGGTTCTGAACGGAGGCTATGTTGAGCAGTTCGGCACCCCGATTGAGCTGTATGACCGCCCGGCGTCGGTCTTTGTGGCCGGTTTCATTGGCAGTCCGGCGATGAACTTTATCCCCGTCACGGTAGCGGCCGACGGCATGGGGCTGCCAAATGGCGCCAAACTTGCGGCGCCGCAGCTGTCTGAGGCACAGGCGCAGGCGGGGTCGGTTTTGTTGGGCATTCGCCCCGAACATCTGGTGGCGGATGAAAACGGCCCCATTGCCATTGATGTGGATATGGTGGAACAACTGGGCGCCAACACACTGTTGCATGGCATGCTCAGCGGCACCACTCACGCCATGGTGGCCTCGGTTTCGGGGCATGTGTCTACCCAGGCCGGTGCGCAGCATCGGTTTTCTGCCGCACCAGAGCTGCTGCACCTGTTCGACGCCAAGACCGAAAAACGGCTGGAGGCGTGATGCAGTTCCCCCAGCTGGCGGCCTTTACCGGTGGCGATGGTCTGATCCGGGTGATCGGGCATCGCGGTGCGCGCGGTGTGATGCCGGAAAACACCATGGAGGGCTTTGCCTTTACCCTGAACTGTGGGGTGCGCCTGTTGGAATTCGACGTGGTGATGAGCCGCGACGGGGTGCCGGTGATCACCCATAATCACAGCCTGACGGGCTCGATCGTGCGGGACGGGGCCGGCAACTGGCTGCAGGGGGCAGAGCCCAGGGTGTCAGATCTGGATTGGGCCTATCTGGCCGAGATGGATGTGGGCGGGTTGGATGGTCGCAGCGAATACGGCCAGCGCTTTCCCGATCAGGCTTTTCTCTATGGCGCTCGCATTCCACGTCTCAGCGATCTCTGTGCCTTGATTGCCCAGCCGGGTTATCAGGATGTGCATCTGATGCTTGAGATCAAATCCGACCCTGAGACACTACAGGATGCCTCGGCCCGCGCCGCCGTTGTGGCGGCGGTGGTGGCGGACGTTCGCGCCCTGGGACTGACGCAGCGCACCTTGATGCACAGCTTTGACTGGGCGCTTTTGGCGGAATGTGCCCGCCAGGCGCCCGAAATGCCGACCTCTTTTCTCACGCAGATGCCGCAAAATGCAGCGGATATCGGCGAAGATCACGCCACCCCTGCGATTCCCGGTCTGACTGAGGCCGACGCCAGCCCGCCTGACCTGGTGGCACAGGCAGGTGGCGCGCTGTGGTGCCCCTATTACCTGGATGTGACCGCAGCGCAGGTCGCGCGGGCACATGCCCTGGGCCTGCGGGTTGCGGTCTGGACGGTGAATGAGATGGCAGATATCGACCGGATGATTGCTTTGGGCGTTGATGGCATTGTCACCGACTACCCAGGCCGGGTGCAGCGCAGGTTGCTGGCGCTGGACCATGTTTGGACGGAACAGGCGGCAATGGCCGTTTAGGCGCGGGTTCTTGCACAGGCTCTGGCACTGACACTGGCGCGCTGTATGGGGCCGGGTGCCTGGCCCTAGGATCTAAATCCCGCCTCGCAAAAGGCCAACAAGTGCGCGGTGAGATCCGCAGCCAGGTCCCCGGCTGCATCCTGCGGGGGGTCGCTGTCTGCGAGGCCTGCAATACGCCAGCGCGAGGTGCAAAGGGACAGCATTGCAGAGACCATAAAGACAAAATGGGTGCTGATCTTTTGCTGCGAGCTCTCGGGCAGGATTGCTGCAATCTCCGCCAGAAAGACCCTGACGGTTGGGTCAAAACAGATCTGCGCAATATGCTGCCAGCGCACATCCGACGAGACATGGGCGATCAGCCGACCATAGGCCGACCAGGCGGCGCCGCCGTTCAGGGTCTTGTCGATGAAAGGCGCAATAAAGCAGGTCAGAATCCGGCGCAGGGTGAGCGGACCTTCAGCCTTTGCCTGCGCCAGGGCATCTTGTCTGAGCCGGGCCAGTTCCTGCGCCCGCCGGGTGACCACAGTGGCAAACAGCGCCTCTTTGCTGCCGCCGTGATGATTGACCAGCGCCCCCTGCACATCGGCGGCGCGGGCGATGTCACGAATCGAAGCCCCTTCAAACCCACGCTCTGAAAACAGCTGCTCTGCGGCATCAAAAATGCGCTCACGAGTCGCCAAAGAGCGCTTGCTCGGCGCACGTTGTCGTTGATTTTCTTTCACTTTTTCGGTCATGGCAGAAATATCTTGCCCTATTTTTAACAGTCGTTCAATTTAAAAGAGCGCCTGATGGCGCACCAGGGAGGAAAAATGATGACGGCACAGACAAACGCGGCGCAAGAGAGCGTCGCGGCGGATAGGTTTGCACTGATTGGGGCGGGGCCCATGGGGCTGGCCATGGCAAAACTGTTGAAAGAACAGGGCATTCCCTTTCAGGGGTTCGAGCTGCATTCGGACGTGGGGGGGCTGTGGGACATCGATGCGCCGCAATCGACCATGTATGAAACCGCGCATTTGATTTCGTCCAAAAAGATGACTCAATTTCACGACTTTCCAATGGCCGAAGAGGTTGCCGAATACCCCTCGCACTGGGAAATGCGCCGCTATTTTTGCGATTTTGCCCGTCACTATGATCTCTACAAAGACTACGCTTTTAACTGTCAGGTGCTGTCCTGTGATCCCCTGGGGGGCAGCGGCGATGGCTGGCGCGTGACCTGGCGCGATGGCGAGGGGCAGGAGCACAGCGCGGTCTTTGCCGGTGTATTGATCGCCAATGGCACTCTGGCAGAGCCCAATCTACCCAGCTTCAAAGGTCACTTTGACGGCGAGCAGATCCATTCGGCCCAGTACCGCGACCCGCGCCAGTTTGCCGACAAGCGGGTGTTGATTGTCGGGGCGGGGAATTCCGGTTGCGACATTGCCGTGGATGCCATTCATCACGGGGTGAGCTGCGATATCTCGATGCGGCGCGGATACTATTTTGTGCCCAAATACGTCTTTGGCAAACCGGCGGATACCATGGGCGGTGCCATTCGCCTGCCGATGTGGCTAAAGCGCCGGGTCGATGGGATGATCCTGAAATGGTTTGTTGGCGACCCGCAAAAATACGGCTTTCCCAAACCGGATTATGCGCTCTATGAGAGCCACCCGGTGGTGAACTCGCTGATCCTGTTTCATGCGGGCCATGGCGACCTGACTGTGCGCCCGGATATCGACCATATCGACGGCAAAACGGTGCATTTTACCGATGGCTCACAGGCGGATTATGACATGATCCTGACCGCCACCGGCTATTTGCTGCACTACCCCTTTATCGACAAAGAGCTGCTGAACTGGCAAGGCGCGGCACCACATCTCTACCTCAATTGCATGCATCCCAAACGCGACGACCTGTTTGTGCTGGGCATGGTCGAGGCCTCGGGGCTGGGCTGGCAGGGGCGCCATGAACAGGCGGAAATGGTGGCGCGCTATATCAAGGGGCTGCGGGATGGCTCTGCGGGGGCGGCGCAGCTGAAACGGGAAAAATCCGCAGGGTTTGAGCGGGCAACCGGCGGTATGAACTACCTGAAACTGGCGCGTATGGCCTATTACGTGGACAAGGCAACCTACCGCAAGGCCGTTACCGGCTGGATCGCGGCCCTGACCGGGGGGCGGGCATGACCGATCTTGATACAGTTGTTCTGAACTTCAGCGGTGCCAGCTTGATGGTGATGAACGCCATTCTTGCCATCGTGATGTTTTCCATCGCGCTGGATCTCAAGCCCAGCGACTTTGCCCGACTGGCACGGGCTCCCAAACCTGTAGTGACCGGGTTGATTTCGCAGTTTATCGTGCTGCCCGCGCTGAGCTTTTTGCTGGTGCTTATAGTGGAGCCTCGGGCCTCTATTGCGCTGGGGCTGATCCTGGTTGCCGCCTGTCCGGGTGGCAATATCTCAAACTTCATCACCCATCGGGCCGGGGGTAACGCGGCGCTGTCGGTGTCGATGACCGCCTTTGCCACCGTTGGGGCGATCCTGATCACCCCGTTCAACATCGCCTTTTGGGGCCAGCTTTACGCGCCGACGCGAGAGATTTTGAACCGGGTCGCGATCGACCCGGTGCAGATTGCGGTAACGGTGTCGCTGATGTTGGTGCTGCCGCTGGTGCTGGGGATTTTTCTCAACAGTCGCCGCCCGGCATTGGCCGACCGGGTGCGGCGGCCAATGCAGAACCTGTCGATGCTGATCTTTCTGGCCTTTGTGGTGCTGGCGCTTGCGGCGAATTGGGCCTTCTTTCTGCAGTTTGCGCCTTTTGTGGGCGGGCTGGTGGTGCTGCATAACGCCATCGCGCTGGCTGCGGGCTATGGCACCGCTTCGCTGGCGGGGCTGAGCGACTATGATCGGCGCGCCATCACCATCGAGACCGGCATTCAGAACTCGGGCCTGGGGCTGGTGCTGATCTTTGGCTTTTTTAACGGTCTGGGCGGCATGGCCGTGGTGGCGGCACTTTGGGGGATTTGGCACGCGGTGTCCGGTCTCTGCCTGGCCCAAATCATGTCCCGGCGGGAGGCAAGACGATGACAAAGGTTCTGATCACTGGTGCTGCAGGGGATGTTGGCTCAGCCCTGCTGCACGCGTTGGCGCAGGACGCGGGCAGCCCCTATGAGGTGGTGGCGACGGATATACGGTCGCCGGCAGTTCTGCCTGCGGGGATCCGGTTTGTGCCACTTGACGTGCGCGGCGATGATCCTGATCGGCTGATCGGGCAAGAGCGCCCGGATGTGGTGATCCATCTGGCCTCCATTGTTGCGCCAACGACGCGTGATTTTGCCCACGCGGTGGATGTTGTTGGCTCGCGCAATGTGCTTGCGGCCTGTGTGAGCCACGGGGTCAAACGTCTGGTGGTGACCTCTTCCGGGGCGGCCTATGGCTATCATGCGGACAA from Phaeobacter sp. G2 encodes the following:
- a CDS encoding TetR family transcriptional regulator, which gives rise to MTEKVKENQRQRAPSKRSLATRERIFDAAEQLFSERGFEGASIRDIARAADVQGALVNHHGGSKEALFATVVTRRAQELARLRQDALAQAKAEGPLTLRRILTCFIAPFIDKTLNGGAAWSAYGRLIAHVSSDVRWQHIAQICFDPTVRVFLAEIAAILPESSQQKISTHFVFMVSAMLSLCTSRWRIAGLADSDPPQDAAGDLAADLTAHLLAFCEAGFRS
- a CDS encoding NAD(P)-binding domain-containing protein, with protein sequence MTAQTNAAQESVAADRFALIGAGPMGLAMAKLLKEQGIPFQGFELHSDVGGLWDIDAPQSTMYETAHLISSKKMTQFHDFPMAEEVAEYPSHWEMRRYFCDFARHYDLYKDYAFNCQVLSCDPLGGSGDGWRVTWRDGEGQEHSAVFAGVLIANGTLAEPNLPSFKGHFDGEQIHSAQYRDPRQFADKRVLIVGAGNSGCDIAVDAIHHGVSCDISMRRGYYFVPKYVFGKPADTMGGAIRLPMWLKRRVDGMILKWFVGDPQKYGFPKPDYALYESHPVVNSLILFHAGHGDLTVRPDIDHIDGKTVHFTDGSQADYDMILTATGYLLHYPFIDKELLNWQGAAPHLYLNCMHPKRDDLFVLGMVEASGLGWQGRHEQAEMVARYIKGLRDGSAGAAQLKREKSAGFERATGGMNYLKLARMAYYVDKATYRKAVTGWIAALTGGRA
- a CDS encoding bile acid:sodium symporter family protein, which translates into the protein MTDLDTVVLNFSGASLMVMNAILAIVMFSIALDLKPSDFARLARAPKPVVTGLISQFIVLPALSFLLVLIVEPRASIALGLILVAACPGGNISNFITHRAGGNAALSVSMTAFATVGAILITPFNIAFWGQLYAPTREILNRVAIDPVQIAVTVSLMLVLPLVLGIFLNSRRPALADRVRRPMQNLSMLIFLAFVVLALAANWAFFLQFAPFVGGLVVLHNAIALAAGYGTASLAGLSDYDRRAITIETGIQNSGLGLVLIFGFFNGLGGMAVVAALWGIWHAVSGLCLAQIMSRREARR